The Scleropages formosus chromosome 11, fSclFor1.1, whole genome shotgun sequence genome window below encodes:
- the LOC108941249 gene encoding heterogeneous nuclear ribonucleoproteins C1/C2 isoform X2 encodes MASNVTNKTDPRSLNSRVFIGNLNTLLVTKADVEAIFSKYGKIVGCSVHKGYAFVQYANERNARAAVAGEDGRMIVGQVLDINLAGEPKPHRSKTAKRSAGDIYSSSFDLDYDFQRDYYDRMYSYPSRVPPPPPPLSRAVIPSKRPRVSTSGGGGRRTKSGFSSSSKSSQRISSSSSSSRAVRAEDLQTIKRELTQIKHKVDYLLESLERMEKDHCKKSGKSLKSEPGEMSSLQHSSSSSSKKDDSSKREREREAQELNDSEEEGDLLEEEEEVKSREREDDNDDEEEEGEQEEGEDDGDSANGDDDS; translated from the exons ATGGCCAGCAACGTGACAAACAAGACCGACCCACGCTCGCTTAATTCGAGGGTCTTCATCGGGAACCTCAACACGCTCCTGGTGACCAAGGCCGACGTGGAGGCCATCTTCAGCAAGTACGGCAAGATCGTGGGCTGCTCCGTGCACAAGGGCTACGCCTTTGTGCAGTATGCCAACGAGAGGAACGCACGCGCCGCTGTGGCAGGGGAGGACGGCCGCATGATCGTGGGTCAAGTGTTGG ATATTAACTTGGCTGGTGAACCCAAGCCTCACCGATCGAAGACTGCCAAGCGCTCTGCAGGGGACATATACAG TTCCTCTTTTGATCTCGATTACGACTTTCAGAGGGACTATTATGACAG GATGTACTCATATCCATCACGGGTGCCCCCTCCACCGCCACCCCTGTCCCGAGCTGTGATCCCGTCCAAACGCCCGCGGGTCAGTACCAGTGGTGGTGGGGGCCGTCGAACCAAGAGCggcttctcctcttcctccaagAGCAGTCAGAGGATCTCatcgtcctcttcctcctcccgtGCTG TACGAGCAGAGGATCTGCAGACCATAAAGAGAGAGCTGACACAGATCAAACACAAGGTGGATTACCTGCTTGAGAGCTTGGAGCGAATGGAAAAAGACCACTGCAAAAAGTCGG GGAAGAGTTTGAAGTCGGAACCGGGAGAGATGTCCTCCCTGCAGCACTCCAGCAGTTCCAGCAGCAAGAAGGATGACAGCAGcaaaagggagagagagcgggaggcGCAGGAGCTGAATGACTCCGAAGAAGAGGGggacctgctggaggaggaggaggag GTGAAGAGTCGCGAGAGGGAAGACGACAACGacgatgaggaggaagagggggaacaggaggagggagaggacgACGGCGACAGTGCTAATGGAGACGACGACTCGTAG
- the LOC108941249 gene encoding heterogeneous nuclear ribonucleoproteins C1/C2 isoform X1 produces MASNVTNKTDPRSLNSRVFIGNLNTLLVTKADVEAIFSKYGKIVGCSVHKGYAFVQYANERNARAAVAGEDGRMIVGQVLDINLAGEPKPHRSKTAKRSAGDIYSSSFDLDYDFQRDYYDRMYSYPSRVPPPPPPLSRAVIPSKRPRVSTSGGGGRRTKSGFSSSSKSSQRISSSSSSSRAVRAEDLQTIKRELTQIKHKVDYLLESLERMEKDHCKKSEGKSLKSEPGEMSSLQHSSSSSSKKDDSSKREREREAQELNDSEEEGDLLEEEEEVKSREREDDNDDEEEEGEQEEGEDDGDSANGDDDS; encoded by the exons ATGGCCAGCAACGTGACAAACAAGACCGACCCACGCTCGCTTAATTCGAGGGTCTTCATCGGGAACCTCAACACGCTCCTGGTGACCAAGGCCGACGTGGAGGCCATCTTCAGCAAGTACGGCAAGATCGTGGGCTGCTCCGTGCACAAGGGCTACGCCTTTGTGCAGTATGCCAACGAGAGGAACGCACGCGCCGCTGTGGCAGGGGAGGACGGCCGCATGATCGTGGGTCAAGTGTTGG ATATTAACTTGGCTGGTGAACCCAAGCCTCACCGATCGAAGACTGCCAAGCGCTCTGCAGGGGACATATACAG TTCCTCTTTTGATCTCGATTACGACTTTCAGAGGGACTATTATGACAG GATGTACTCATATCCATCACGGGTGCCCCCTCCACCGCCACCCCTGTCCCGAGCTGTGATCCCGTCCAAACGCCCGCGGGTCAGTACCAGTGGTGGTGGGGGCCGTCGAACCAAGAGCggcttctcctcttcctccaagAGCAGTCAGAGGATCTCatcgtcctcttcctcctcccgtGCTG TACGAGCAGAGGATCTGCAGACCATAAAGAGAGAGCTGACACAGATCAAACACAAGGTGGATTACCTGCTTGAGAGCTTGGAGCGAATGGAAAAAGACCACTGCAAAAAGTCGG AAGGGAAGAGTTTGAAGTCGGAACCGGGAGAGATGTCCTCCCTGCAGCACTCCAGCAGTTCCAGCAGCAAGAAGGATGACAGCAGcaaaagggagagagagcgggaggcGCAGGAGCTGAATGACTCCGAAGAAGAGGGggacctgctggaggaggaggaggag GTGAAGAGTCGCGAGAGGGAAGACGACAACGacgatgaggaggaagagggggaacaggaggagggagaggacgACGGCGACAGTGCTAATGGAGACGACGACTCGTAG
- the LOC108941028 gene encoding FH1/FH2 domain-containing protein 1 isoform X1, with the protein MKQGGSRQNRPLSPGLDQSWAAITRSTTHLRLNSLDFSDLWDEEDLELDSSEDDGGLPGESIHETDEEIHSLASDPPLPPIAPPLPPAILLSCPSPAKGRTLRLHWKELQDLPLLPRVTRFGAQTIWAGLEPVHLDTNRLKYLFESKTNSTIRTILKGHQKQTCISLLGVKRSNIITIALSSLPAPHLLPPAIVSMDCCVLDREDLQKLQALVPSEEELCMIREAKSQSPHSPLGPAEYCLLTLGSIPHLSERLQLWAFTMDYDSLEGEIAEPLYKLKLAMEQLASNHTFRCILATVLAIGNFLNGCKARGFELSYLSKLSQVRDTHSRQPLLHHVCVLLLQLYPQSTDLYSDITAVTCVSKCDYIQVQTNLTQLESHCKTSWEQLQVLQRDAERGSCGGGAEIALRKQIPSFLKECEERLSVLRAVHRRVINRFHSFLLFLGYPRASVKETAPEDFCKTVSDFALEYRTTRQAILQQREREKERQGQKVTTTPSETTSQEYLEHYRLQEVLKTPEPVRRVDPALPRHRSKRANTPGLSFHRLKW; encoded by the exons ATGAAGCAAGGTGGTTCTAGACAGAACCGGCCCCTCTCCCCGGGCCTTGATCAGTCATGGGCTGCAATTACGAGGAGTACCACACATCTCCGTCTCAACTCGTTGGACTTCTCTGATCTCTGGGACGAGGAAGACCTGGAGCTGGATAGTTCTGAGGATGATGGAGGACTGCCAGGGGAAAGTATCCATGAGACAGATGAGGAAATTCATTCTTTAGCGTCCGATCCTCCTCTACCACCCATTGCCCCTCCTCTACCTCCAGCCATCCTGCTTTCTTGCCCCAGCCCTGCTAAGGGCCGAACGCTGAGGCTCCACTGGAAGGAGCTACAGGACCTCCCTTTGCTGCCCAGGGTGACTCGTTTTGGTGCTCAAACCATTTGGGCAGGGCTGGAACCAGTTCACCTGGACACCAACAGGCTGAAGTACCTGTTTGAAAGCAAAACCAACAGCACCATCAGAACTATCCTGAAGGGACATCAG aAACAGACATGCATCTCGCTGTTAGGAGTGAAACGAAGCAACATCATCACCATTGCCCTGAGCAGCCTTCCCGCTCCTCACCTCCTGCCCCCTGCCATAGTCAGCATGGACTGCTGTGTGTTGGACAGAGAGGACCTGCAG AAGTTGCAGGCCCTAGTCCCAAGTGAAGAGGAGTTGTGCATGATCAGGGAGGCCAAATCCCAGTCTCCACACTCTCCTCTGGGTCCTGCTGAGTACTGCCTTCTTACACTGGGCAGCATCCCTCACCTGAGTGAGAGGCTTCAGCTTTGGGCTTTCACGATGGATTACGACAGCCTAGAAGGA GAAATAGCTGAGCCTCTCTACAAGCTAAagctggccatggaacagttaGCATCCAATCATACTTTCCGGTGTATTTTAGCGACAGTGCTAGCCATTGGCAACTTTCTCAACGGATGTAAG GCTCGTGGTTTTGAGTTGAGCTACTTGAGTAAGCTGTCCCAGGTTAGGGACACACACAGCCGCCAGCCGCTGCTGCaccatgtttgtgtgttactGCTGCAGCTATACCCCCAGTCCACAGACCTGTACTCTGACATCACTGCTGTTACATGCGTTAGCAAG TGTGACTATATACAGGTCCAGACCAATCTTACCCAACTAGAATCTCACTGTAAGACATCCTGGGAGCAATTGCAAGTGCTGCAACGAGATGCGGAGCGGGGATCCTGTGGCGGTGGGGCAGAAATTGCCCTCAGAAAGCAAATCCCCAGCTTCCTGAAAGAATGTGAGGAGAGGCTCAGTGTTCTGAGGGCTGTCCATCGCAGAGTCATTAACAG GTTCCACTCATTCCTATTGTTCCTGGGATACCCGCGTGCTTCTGTGAAGGAGACTGCTCCTGAGGACTTCTGCAAAACGGTCAGTGACTTTGCCCTGGAATATCGGACTACTCGCCAGGCGATCTTACAGCAgcgtgagagagagaaggagaggcaAGGACAGAAGGTCACTACTACCCCAAGTGAAACCACTTCACAG GAGTATCTGGAGCACTACAGGCTGCAGGAGGTCCTGAAAACACCTGAACCTGTGAGACGTGTTGATCCCGCTCTTCCTCGACACCGAAGCAAGAGGGCCAATACGCCAG gCTTGTCATTTCATAGACTGAAGTGGTGA
- the LOC108941028 gene encoding FH1/FH2 domain-containing protein 1 isoform X2: MKQGGSRQNRPLSPGLDQSWAAITRSTTHLRLNSLDFSDLWDEEDLELDSSEDDGGLPGESIHETDEEIHSLASDPPLPPIAPPLPPAILLSCPSPAKGRTLRLHWKELQDLPLLPRVTRFGAQTIWAGLEPVHLDTNRLKYLFESKTNSTIRTILKGHQKQTCISLLGVKRSNIITIALSSLPAPHLLPPAIVSMDCCVLDREDLQKLQALVPSEEELCMIREAKSQSPHSPLGPAEYCLLTLGSIPHLSERLQLWAFTMDYDSLEGEIAEPLYKLKLAMEQLASNHTFRCILATVLAIGNFLNGCKARGFELSYLSKLSQVRDTHSRQPLLHHVCVLLLQLYPQSTDLYSDITAVTCVSKCDYIQVQTNLTQLESHCKTSWEQLQVLQRDAERGSCGGGAEIALRKQIPSFLKECEERLSVLRAVHRRVINRFHSFLLFLGYPRASVKETAPEDFCKTEYLEHYRLQEVLKTPEPVRRVDPALPRHRSKRANTPGLSFHRLKW; this comes from the exons ATGAAGCAAGGTGGTTCTAGACAGAACCGGCCCCTCTCCCCGGGCCTTGATCAGTCATGGGCTGCAATTACGAGGAGTACCACACATCTCCGTCTCAACTCGTTGGACTTCTCTGATCTCTGGGACGAGGAAGACCTGGAGCTGGATAGTTCTGAGGATGATGGAGGACTGCCAGGGGAAAGTATCCATGAGACAGATGAGGAAATTCATTCTTTAGCGTCCGATCCTCCTCTACCACCCATTGCCCCTCCTCTACCTCCAGCCATCCTGCTTTCTTGCCCCAGCCCTGCTAAGGGCCGAACGCTGAGGCTCCACTGGAAGGAGCTACAGGACCTCCCTTTGCTGCCCAGGGTGACTCGTTTTGGTGCTCAAACCATTTGGGCAGGGCTGGAACCAGTTCACCTGGACACCAACAGGCTGAAGTACCTGTTTGAAAGCAAAACCAACAGCACCATCAGAACTATCCTGAAGGGACATCAG aAACAGACATGCATCTCGCTGTTAGGAGTGAAACGAAGCAACATCATCACCATTGCCCTGAGCAGCCTTCCCGCTCCTCACCTCCTGCCCCCTGCCATAGTCAGCATGGACTGCTGTGTGTTGGACAGAGAGGACCTGCAG AAGTTGCAGGCCCTAGTCCCAAGTGAAGAGGAGTTGTGCATGATCAGGGAGGCCAAATCCCAGTCTCCACACTCTCCTCTGGGTCCTGCTGAGTACTGCCTTCTTACACTGGGCAGCATCCCTCACCTGAGTGAGAGGCTTCAGCTTTGGGCTTTCACGATGGATTACGACAGCCTAGAAGGA GAAATAGCTGAGCCTCTCTACAAGCTAAagctggccatggaacagttaGCATCCAATCATACTTTCCGGTGTATTTTAGCGACAGTGCTAGCCATTGGCAACTTTCTCAACGGATGTAAG GCTCGTGGTTTTGAGTTGAGCTACTTGAGTAAGCTGTCCCAGGTTAGGGACACACACAGCCGCCAGCCGCTGCTGCaccatgtttgtgtgttactGCTGCAGCTATACCCCCAGTCCACAGACCTGTACTCTGACATCACTGCTGTTACATGCGTTAGCAAG TGTGACTATATACAGGTCCAGACCAATCTTACCCAACTAGAATCTCACTGTAAGACATCCTGGGAGCAATTGCAAGTGCTGCAACGAGATGCGGAGCGGGGATCCTGTGGCGGTGGGGCAGAAATTGCCCTCAGAAAGCAAATCCCCAGCTTCCTGAAAGAATGTGAGGAGAGGCTCAGTGTTCTGAGGGCTGTCCATCGCAGAGTCATTAACAG GTTCCACTCATTCCTATTGTTCCTGGGATACCCGCGTGCTTCTGTGAAGGAGACTGCTCCTGAGGACTTCTGCAAAACG GAGTATCTGGAGCACTACAGGCTGCAGGAGGTCCTGAAAACACCTGAACCTGTGAGACGTGTTGATCCCGCTCTTCCTCGACACCGAAGCAAGAGGGCCAATACGCCAG gCTTGTCATTTCATAGACTGAAGTGGTGA
- the LOC108941249 gene encoding heterogeneous nuclear ribonucleoproteins C1/C2 isoform X3 gives MASNVTNKTDPRSLNSRVFIGNLNTLLVTKADVEAIFSKYGKIVGCSVHKGYAFVQYANERNARAAVAGEDGRMIVGQVLDINLAGEPKPHRSKTAKRSAGDIYSSSFDLDYDFQRDYYDRMYSYPSRVPPPPPPLSRAVIPSKRPRVSTSGGGGRRTKSGFSSSSKSSQRISSSSSSSRAVRAEDLQTIKRELTQIKHKVDYLLESLERMEKDHCKKSEMVALYRLHTQNSHVSSLHCPSTTSGRREEFEVGTGRDVLPAALQQFQQQEG, from the exons ATGGCCAGCAACGTGACAAACAAGACCGACCCACGCTCGCTTAATTCGAGGGTCTTCATCGGGAACCTCAACACGCTCCTGGTGACCAAGGCCGACGTGGAGGCCATCTTCAGCAAGTACGGCAAGATCGTGGGCTGCTCCGTGCACAAGGGCTACGCCTTTGTGCAGTATGCCAACGAGAGGAACGCACGCGCCGCTGTGGCAGGGGAGGACGGCCGCATGATCGTGGGTCAAGTGTTGG ATATTAACTTGGCTGGTGAACCCAAGCCTCACCGATCGAAGACTGCCAAGCGCTCTGCAGGGGACATATACAG TTCCTCTTTTGATCTCGATTACGACTTTCAGAGGGACTATTATGACAG GATGTACTCATATCCATCACGGGTGCCCCCTCCACCGCCACCCCTGTCCCGAGCTGTGATCCCGTCCAAACGCCCGCGGGTCAGTACCAGTGGTGGTGGGGGCCGTCGAACCAAGAGCggcttctcctcttcctccaagAGCAGTCAGAGGATCTCatcgtcctcttcctcctcccgtGCTG TACGAGCAGAGGATCTGCAGACCATAAAGAGAGAGCTGACACAGATCAAACACAAGGTGGATTACCTGCTTGAGAGCTTGGAGCGAATGGAAAAAGACCACTGCAAAAAGTCGG AAATGGTTGCACTGTACAGACTTCACACACAGAATTCCCATGTCTCTTCCCTTCACTGCCCATCCACCACCTCTGGCAGAAGGGAAGAGTTTGAAGTCGGAACCGGGAGAGATGTCCTCCCTGCAGCACTCCAGCAGTTCCAGCAGCAAGAAGGATGA